A region of the Phoenix dactylifera cultivar Barhee BC4 chromosome 10, palm_55x_up_171113_PBpolish2nd_filt_p, whole genome shotgun sequence genome:
TGCTGGTATTGTTTTCAGAGTACTGTTCCTATCGAGAAGTGATGGAGAGGATCAACTCCGAGCTCTACTTGCAGAACTGTTACATAATGAAAGAGAATGAAAGGCTGCGGAAGAAGGCACAGCTTCTGAACAAGGAGAACCAGGCCCTCTTGTCTGAACTGAAGCAGAAACTGGACAAATCCAACGCCAACGCCAACtccgactccaatcccaacccCAGCCCCGTCATGGACCTCAACGCCACCCCTTCAAACGACAACACTCCTGGTGCAAGCAAGCCTTGATGCAGTGCAAGTGTGCTCGGAGGATTTTTTTGGATGCTTTTGTGATGGGGCTAAAAATCTGTGTAGTTTGATCACTTTTGCccccagggcagtaatatataGTTCTGTTATCAAATCTAGCTTGCTACAAGAAATTCTTCTTGCTTTCTACAGGAAACGGTGCCAACAGGAATGAATATTCATAGGCCAAATGCTAgaacaatttaatttaattttaccgCCACTAGGAATAATTTTGGAACAATATAAATAAGCCAAGTTATGGTATCCATCACCTAAGAATCCATGCTAAGCTTCTTGTCGATGCCAGAAAAAAGATTGGAAGAAGGCCACGAAACGTTTGTAGGCAATATCGACATCTTTTGCCACGATCTCCTGCAAAATGCATTGAGGGCATAAAGAGAAGCTCGCGTATAAAGAATGCTCACCATTTtaattgaaaagaacaaaacttTGCACCACATATATGGAATGCTCGTTTGTCAATGTAATTCAGGTTTATACCTCGACAATGTAGCTCATTTTTCACCATCTAAGTTCACTTGCACTCCATTACAGAACCAAGTATCCATGATCCTGCTCCGAATTCAGTTTCTGCTTATTTCAGGTTTTCATGTGTTGCATCCTTTCCACCCTTCTGTAAAAATTTCAATTTATAAACTTATATAAGTATCAATTTAAATATGTTTATCAAACTGGTTTCCTATCCTGCCATCTGTACAATTTTATGAGATTTCTGGTGTTAAAAGGTCAAGGTTTCCCAGTAAGAAAAAAACCATAGGGTAATCAAGGTGACGAACACGCTGTCTTAATACAAAATTAAGGTCAAATGGCTAACTTGTATGCCATGGAGTACACGTAAATTAATCATGAACAACCAGGGCTACAACAGTCAAAAAGGCTCCAT
Encoded here:
- the LOC120112116 gene encoding uncharacterized protein LOC120112116 gives rise to the protein MHDSCGRTHTERERERKKRFEREREREREKRLEREREACLTCHPLIFYAINIPTTHLQEPIPSCTLLGSCPSYLAFSFLTLEGNHPREYCSYREVMERINSELYLQNCYIMKENERLRKKAQLLNKENQALLSELKQKLDKSNANANSDSNPNPSPVMDLNATPSNDNTPGASKP